The Anas platyrhynchos isolate ZD024472 breed Pekin duck chromosome Z, IASCAAS_PekinDuck_T2T, whole genome shotgun sequence genome includes a window with the following:
- the LOC106017260 gene encoding uncharacterized protein K02A2.6 yields MVANALWGWLQQWKQNNWQRRGKPIWAAALWQDIAARVENLAVKVRHVDAHVPKNRATEEHQNNQQVDQAAKIEVAQVDLDWQHKGELFIARWAHDTSGHQGRDATYRWARDRGVDLTMDAIAQVIHDCETCAAIKQAKRSKPLWYGGRWLKYKYGEAWQIDYITLPQTRNGKRHVLTMVEATTGWLETYPVPHATARNTILGLEKQVLWRHGTPERIESDNGTHFRNNLIDTWAKEHGIEWVYHIPYHAPASGKVERYNGLLKTTLKAMGAGTFKNWDTHLAKATWLVNTRGSTNRAGPAQSNLLRTVDGDKVPVVHVKNMLGKTVWATPASGKGKPIRGIVFAQGPGYTWWVMQKNGEVRCVPQGDLILGENSP; encoded by the coding sequence atggtagcaaatgccctgtggggatggttacagcaatggaagcaaaacaactggcagcgtaggggcaaacccatctgggctgctgcattgtggcaagatattgctgctcgggtagagaacctggctgtgaaagtacgccacgtagatgctcatgtgcccaaaaatcgggctactgaagaacatcaaaacaaccagcaggtggatcaggctgctaagattgaagtagctcaggtggacttggattggcagcataaaggtgaattatttatagcccgatgggcccatgacacctcaggccatcaaggtagagatgcaacatacagatgggctcgtgatcgaggggtggacttgaccatggatgctatagcacaggttattcatgactgtgaaacatgtgctgcaatcaagcaagccaaacggtcaaagcctctttggtatggaggacgatggctgaaatataaatatggagaggcctggcagattgattacatcacactccctcaaactcgcaatggcaagcgccacgtacttacaatggtggaagcaaccaccggatggctggaaacatatcctgtgcctcatgccaccgcccggaacaccatcctgggccttgaaaagcaagtcctatggcgacatggcaccccagaaagaatagaatcagacaatgggactcacttccgaaacaaccttatagacacttgggccaaagaacatggtattgaatgggtgtatcacatcccctatcatgcaccagcctccgggaaagttgaacgatacaatggcctgttaaagactaccttgaaagcaatgggcgctgggacgttcaaaaactgggatacgcatttagcaaaggccacctggttagtcaatactaggggatctaccaaccgagctggacctgcccaatcaaacctgttacgtactgtagatggggataaagttcctgtagtgcatgtaaaaaatatgctgggtaaaacagtctgggctactcctgcctcaggaaaaggcaaacctattcgtggaattgttttcgctcagggacctggatacacttggtgggtgatgcaaaagaacggagaggtccggtgtgtacctcaaggagatttaatactgggtgagaatagcccatga